The following nucleotide sequence is from Thermodesulfobacteriota bacterium.
CTGGGTCCACGTGACCTTCGCGTGGCTCGCCTACAGCGCCTTCGCTTTTGCCGCGGTGGTCGCCGTGCTGCACCTCTTGAAGGACAGGGCTTTAAGGGTGGGCGGGTTGTCGTTTCTTGAAAGGCTCCCCCCCCCGGAGGCGCTCGACGACCTGACCGCAAGGGTGGTCGTTTTCGGCTTTGTCGGGCTTACCGTAGAAATGGGCGCCGGAGCGATATGGGCATACGGCCTGTGGGGAAGGTACTGGGCCTGGGACCCCATGGAGACGTGGACGTTGATATCATGGCTCGCGTACGGGGTATACATGCACCTTAGGGGGACCATGGGATGGAGGGGGACCCCGATGGCCTGGGTCGCGATAATAGCCTTCGTGTTCATATTTATAGCCTTCGGCGGAATAGCCATGATGAAGGGGCTGCACGCTCCGCTGGCCTCTTAAGGGCATGAAGATAACCATAATCAGCCCCCCCTTCGGAGAGAAGGGGCAGAAGAGCGATAACCTCCAGATGGCCCCCCCGGTGCTGGAGTACCTGGCTTCACTCATCTTTCGGATCAACCCGGAAGTTGAGGTGGAGCTCATAGATGCCAACAGGGAGGACCTTCCCCGTGGGGGCGTCAGCGGCGATGTGGTCTTCTTTTCCACCCTGACCCCGCAGGCCCCCTGGACCTACGGGGCCGCCGACGCCATGCGGGAGGCGGGCAAGAGGGTCGTCATAGGGGGTATGCACGTGACGGCACTCCCCGAGGAGGGGAAGCT
It contains:
- the ccsA gene encoding cytochrome c biogenesis protein CcsA, encoding MRLLEGMFLWGGVGFYVLSFSFFLGGLVFKKDRQASLGWTSFVAAFFLHTLTIAVRWAASGHPPVLWTYEHALASSWFLALVFTVSGRVAPGAKSMGVGVALFVIMVLGYGLMSQETAIEPLPPPYKSNWLWVHVTFAWLAYSAFAFAAVVAVLHLLKDRALRVGGLSFLERLPPPEALDDLTARVVVFGFVGLTVEMGAGAIWAYGLWGRYWAWDPMETWTLISWLAYGVYMHLRGTMGWRGTPMAWVAIIAFVFIFIAFGGIAMMKGLHAPLAS